The following DNA comes from Cucumis sativus cultivar 9930 chromosome 7, Cucumber_9930_V3, whole genome shotgun sequence.
GTGGactctattattatattttttttttctatttttgcatactttcctttttcaatGAATGTTGTTGAGATAGTGGATGTCTATGTTGCGTTATGAaacaaattagggttttatcGTGACTTGGTAATTATGACGTGGGGTGCAATCACTTCACTACAtccatattttgtttaaaataaaacattatttaatatatgttgtAATATGGCacattaaaatacaaaattgataaCGTTAGGAGGAGCATGTGTCCCTAACCCCTACGTAAATTCACCATAAATCTGTCGACGGTGATGTGGGAATGCCTGTAAGAACTTAAATGGAGTTCTTAAATTTATTCCAAGTGCATGTATAttaagaaagtaaaaagttattaagatgaaaatgcattttcctttgttgttgcaaatatctataaatgttgttttatacatatatcttGGTAATGTACATCAATCATgacataaaactaaaaatttggtcacaattaattacaaaatgaaTAAGTTGTATCAACGAGTCTATTATATAGTTGTTGTACTTTAATGTACGAAAATCGTTTATATTTAGTGGATCTATTAAGTAAGTATATTATGTTATTCtcataaaaagtaaaaatattgcATAACTTCGAAGTGTGATCATCAAAGTGTCGGTCGTGGAATgagtttttttcattaatatagtTTGgatcaatattttgtttatattttatttagttgtcAATTAAATTATCTCTGTCAACTACAGAAGCAGCTTAGGAGAAAGAAGAGGACGATGtacattttttatacatattttggtgtgaatatattttaatgtcacaaattgctattttttaataccGATAAActgatttattaaaagtatataactaaatttgtacattagaaattataaaaattaaaattgaaccaaCTTTAATGGGTAAGAAGTGAAAAccatatttttaacaaatgtaATAGACCGGCCGAACCCACGGTTCTTCTCGAATCCGGTCGAGTCACTAATCAAAGACAAGAGCGGCGTAAAGGGATCGTCAATTGGAATGAAAGGGAAAAGGAGACCAATCCATCGACGAATTACATAACCGAAGTCAGTCTCGAATCTCGATCTCTCATACGATTGTTCGGGTTGCTTGGTGTTTGATCCTGGGAATTTTCTCCTCCAAATCTATTCCAAGGTAATTCCGCGATCAATTTCTCGTATTGATGGTTTTTTTGTGCTTTCGTTTTACTTGTGCACAGCGAAGAAAAACCCTCGAGGTTTCAATGATCACGGAAAATTTGAATAAGATGATTTGGGTTTTGGTTTAAGTTGACCAGAGGattttttcattgaattttcaTGGTTGTTTCTATTATTGCTTAATACGAACATCTTGATCATTTTTCTGGAGCTAAATAATTGCTCGGTTATGGAGAGTTAGGTTTATTGgaattggatatatatatgtatacatatatatatatctttcattaATTGTAAGTTAGTTGTATGCTTTAGGGATTTTCTTCCTTTAcatattgataaaattgttGAGAGTATTAGAATTTGATCTTCTATTGAGTTGGGTCTGGTTCATTTGCAGATAAACTTTTAAACCGGTGGCTGTGTGAGGAAACAAAGATGTGGGCAGCTTCTTGCCTTGCGTCGTGCTGTGCAGCTTGCGCATGTGATGCATGCCGTACGGTTGTTTCCAGTATTAGCCGAAGGTCTGCAAGGATTGCATACTGTGGCCTCTTTGCTCTCTCTTTGATTGTTTCTTGGATTCTCAGAGAGGTCGCTGCTCCCCTTCTGGAGAAGATCCCTTGTAAGTCATCAAATTTGTAGTTTGCTATTCAATTTGTACTAAGGGGTACTTGCTTCTCTAAACCATTATTGTATAATAGTGAAATATTGTCAGTTTTAAAAGAACTTCGTTCTGTCTCCAAAGAAATCACATAGCTGGCTTGACTGATACCTTCATGCGCCGTAAcagttttttgttgtttgtctTCTTTCAGGGATTAATACTTTCCATGAAACACCTAGCCGAGATTGGTTTCAAACTGATGCAGTCTTGCGAGTTAGCTTGGgaaattttctcttcttcaccATTCTATCTGTAATGATGGTTGGTGTAAAAAGTCAAAGAGATCCCCGGGATAATATTCACCATGGTGGATGGATGGTGAAGGTGATTTGTTGGTTCCTTCTGGTGGTACTAATGTTTTTCGTTCCCAATGAGATTATTACCTTTTATGGTAAGAAATTATTTCATGTCAGAAATTAGAATGATGTTTTACAGTGATTGTTCAGTTTCTGTTGGTTTGtgatttaagattattttccttttttctttctttaaaatgacATTATCGTAATTTGCATTTGCAGAGTCTATATCAAAGTTTGGCTCAGGATTGTTTCTTCTCGTTCAAGTTGTTCTTTTGCTGGATTTCGTTCATAGATGGAATGACACCTGGGTTGGATATGACGAGCAGTTTTGGTTTGTCGAATTCTATCTTCTTCTCTTGTGCCTTCCTATTCTCTTTTCTCAGTTCTTCTTTCTAGGtttataaataacatttaagtTTCCCTATTCTTTTTAGGTACATTGCATTATTTGTTGTTTCACTTTTCTGTTATGTGGCAACGTTTGTCTCGTCTGGACTTCTCTTCCATTGGTTCACACCGGCAGGGCATGATTGTGGGCTCAACACCTTCTTTATTGTGATGACCCTAATTTTTGCATTTATTTTCACAGTTGTTGCACTGCACCCAGCAGTAAGTATTTTCCTCCCTCTTCatctcatttttttcctgTCCTATAAATTAGAACTAATTTCTTCTCGTTTTGCCTCAAGTTATGGGAAGCTGTAATTAAAAAGGTCTTCATACAGTTGATAATATATCTAGCAAACAATGAAGTTGTACTATGACACGGATTGCATTGTTTGTCTATTGATATTTGGCAACTTACCAGTCTTTGTTGACGTAATAATGGCCTTGTAATGGACAATGATAACCTACTATAATAACAGTATATCACAATGTAGAAACTAGAAAGTATGATACACCTGCGAtacacacacgcacgcacacatatatattttcactGTTTTGGTGTTATCTTCAAGTATCATGTGCCCatgggttttttttccttccaaataCTAAGTGtctagattttctttttgtttcttatgaCTTTCATCTTGATGAAAAACACAGGTTGGTGGCAGTGTTTTACCTGCATCGGTCATATCGCTATACTGCATGTATCTCTGTTATAGTGGACTTGCTAGTGAACCAAGAGACTATGAATGCAATGGTCTCCACAAACATTCCAAAGCTGTTTCCACAGGCACTCTTTCCTTGGGTCTTCTCACGACTGTTCTATCAGTAGTCTATTCTGCTGTTCGTGCTGGTTCTTCTACAACCTTGCTTTCCCCACCAAGTTCACCCCGTGCAGGTAGGGGtcatctaatttattttacattttttttctttctggaTTTCACAGTTCTGAAACACACAATATTATGCTGCGGATCCACAAAACTGGCAAATGTTGAACTTAGGagggtttctttttaaaaaacgagAACTTTGGAGGTTTCTATTAACTATGTCCAGAGAATTGTGAATGATACTAATTTAACAGTAAGCAAGATGTGATTAGGTGTACTGCCTTCCATCTGCTGGACATTGTAGCCCCTTTTAAAGCTGTTCATGACTTTTGTCTATGGCATCTCGTATATTAATCTTGGACTGTTGAAATCTCTTGTGGGACGTGTCTTGAATCTCCATCTCAAGTTTGGAGGGAGATTTTTTTCTCCACTTTGTATCCTCTCGTATATTAAGTTTATTAGGTGTGACATTTTTTACTCTCTATCAAATGGGCAGGAAAGCCATTGCTTCCACTGGAGAAAGCAGATGAACacgaggaaaaagaaaagtcaaagcCAGTtacatattcatattcatttttccaCATCATCTTCTCTCTTGCTAGTATGTACTCAGCAATGCTCCTGACTGGGTGGACCACCTCTGTTGGCGGGAGCGGCAGATTGGTTGATGTCGGCTGGGCTTCCGTGTGGGTTCGTGTTGTGACTGGTTGGGCCACTGCAGCATTGTTCATCTGGTCTTTGATTGCCCCTGTTCTGTTCCCAGACCGGGACTTCTGAGTGCTTATTCATTGAACTGTGGAAAATATTTGGTGATGTTAATGTGTCCGAACTCTTAAGTAGATATTATATCAATCACTTATCATGTGCTTAGGAAATTTCCAATCTGTATATGTAGAGCCTGAAGGATGGCTGGCTATATAAGCCTGGACTTTAACTTGTTTGGAAGATATTGTCTTGATTGCATATGATGAATGAAGAAAGTTGTAATATAGAACTCCAAAAAGTGATTGATCGTAGACGCGAAAGGGCCTTTaaataacatgtttttaacaaacttgattttataagtttaaattctaaaatgtttCACACATACACCTCATTTACATGTTAAGTTGTAACAATTGATGGATTAGCTAGtgttatatttattgaattattgtGTTGTTATATGTGTTGATTTCTGTTTAGGTTTTGTACCGTGGCTATCTCAAACGTCGCCAATTGATTGGGCAATAACAACATAGGTGGAAGAAATGGTAGTTACAGCTAAATTAAACTCGTGCTTACATGATTGATtctaactaaaatttattctttaaagttataaaatttgttatcccatagaaaaatagttttcatgGATATATCATTCTATATTTCTTGTCAAACATCTACTATTAGTAAACCATTTGAATGTgtcaaaagttattttttattttaagataacttacttttaaagttaaacatttgaaaagttgaacaTGCATTCTTGATCAAGTCAAGCTAATGTTGATGCTGGTTTTGTCatgaaaatttatagtaaacgataaaagtatttaattgtttataaaataaagtaaaattttatattatatatcttgacaaacttttattagagagataatttttttctttttactatattttataaatattcgtACTCATCTCACTATATTTGAGAACTTTTGTTctgttattgtttttatctatatatataaatgcaaTTGTCCTTACATCAAGTGGAAGCTTCGAAAAATTAGTCCACAGAGTTAAAAGGTGTTCGAtattagaaaaacaataataaacaaaagaaatggtcaatttcaaatatagaaagaaaaaaagttttatttacaaaatagtgaaaaatataataaattttcttttcatatattttattgtaaatagttttattttttctatataaatagtCTCAAGTTTCGTCTAACGATTTTCGCAAAGCAAACCATGGTGTCCAATTGGGCTGGCCCAATAGATAAGCCCAATAACCGACCCATTATAAGGAGGTCTAAGAGACATCATCGCACATTTCGAGCTTTTGCCTTTCTTCATCAGTTGTCTTCGTCCGCAAGAAAATCACAAAGTTGCAGAATCCTTACTTCGGAGTTCCAGCTCTAAATTTTCAGTCTAATGGCGCCCGACCCCGAGGATGAGATCAAGGACGAGAAAAACCCCCGCCCTCTCGATGAGGACGATATTGCTCTTCTAAAGACCTATGTATGCTCATCTATCCgaacttatttcttttttactttataaacCCTAAATTCGTGACCTATTTTACTGCCTATTTCCTGATTTGTACCTCATTTTTATGTTCTTATCTCCTCATCGGATTAGATCCAGCGACTTAAGTAGAATCTCGTTGCTTATGACCTGTGCTCTTAGCTAATCAAGTGTTTTGAATGAACCATGTGATTAGTTTTGATGATTTCTCGACCCGGTTTTACTGTGGGTGTTCTTTCACCTGGgggaattttaaatttcaagtaaATTGATGTTTAGGAGAGGATTTCCTCATTTCACTTGGTGCCTGGGTTGAAATGTCTGGATAGTGTGGGAATTCATGGGGGGTGCCATCTGAAGGCAATACGATAGTTTATGCACCACTGAGCATCTTACCTACATGTTCGGGTCAGCTTGTCCATATAGTTAGGGTCCTCTAAAACtcgattttctttctatccaaGGAACTATGTGCAGTGGGTCTTATTACGAGGCGCATTTTTAAGAGAGTGGAATGTCAGATTGTTACTTTCAGTTTTTTAGGTTTATCTCAGAGCGTAGTTTTGGTGTATGCTCGGTTTTGCTTACCATCATCCTCTTTTGCAGGGGTTGGGACCTTATTCAACCTATATCAAGAAGGTAGAGAAAGAAATCAAGGATATGGCAAAGAAGGTCAATGATTTATGTGGTATGTGTAGCTTCAAGTTCTATATTAGAAACCAGCACGTGTATGTTGCTTTGTATATGTGAATaatcaatttgaaacaaaatatctGCATGGATTGCATCACAGGCATTAAGGAGTCCGATACAGGTTTAGCAGCTCCAAGCCAATGGGATCTTGTATCTGATAAGCAAATGATGCAGGAAGAGCAGCCTCTTCAGGTGCGATTTCAATCAGGTTTGGATGACTCTTTTTGGAGGGTATTTAGTTTCTGATGCTGTCAAATGTTTTGTCAATCAGGTGGCAAGATGCACAAAGATCATCAATCCAAATTCTGAAGATGCGAAATATGTTATTAATGTCAAGCAAATTGCCAAGGTTAGTTATCACTTGTGTAGTATGATGCACTCTTAATTCAGTCAAGGCATTGGTTTAAAGGGTGGTTGGGTAGGAAAGGGGAAAAGAGGGACTTGTTTTTTGTGGTCTTACTTCATGATTTTCATTTGTAGTTTAGACTTTAAGAGTTTATTAACTACAATTATTCATCAATCCTGCAGTGGTTGTCTaacttcttttatattttgttatgtaGTTTGTTGTTGGACTTGGCGACAAAGTTTCACCAACAGATATTGAAGAAGGCATGCGTGTAGGGTAGGTTTTCGGCACTCTTTACAGATTATTCttgtcatcttcatcatcattcTTTGTTGTTATAAGTTGATTGTTTAGGGATGGTTAAATATGAGATGCATCTGCTTCTTTGAAAAATGTTCTTGCCTTTGGTGGCCTTTGGGCATTTAAATGTTGACATTTATTCTGCTCTTGCAGTGTTGATAGAAATAAATATCAGATTCAAATTCCTTTACCTCCCAAAATTGATCCAAGTGTGACCATGATGACGGTGGAAGAAAAACCTGATGTCACCTACAACGATGTTGGTGGATGTAAGGAGCAAATAGAGAAAATGCGAGAGGtgtgttgaaaattttatttgcaTTTTCCCTCTTATGTAACTTACAGATTTGCCTGAGTTTTGTAATTCTTAGAAACCCAAGTTTTTTTTACTGTTGTGCTATTTTGTATCTGAAATCTCATTTGTAGGTTGTTGAGTTACCTATGCTTCACCCCGAGAAATTTGTAAAGCTTGGAATTGATCCTCCAAAAGGAGTTCTTTGCTATGGTCCCCCTGGAACGGGCAAAACTCTTCTAGCTCGAGCTGTAGCTAACAGAACAGATGCCTGCTTTATTCGTGTTATTGGGAGTGAACTTGTTCAAAAATACGTTGGTGAGGGGGCTCGGATGGTCAGAGAACTATTTCAGGTTGACTGTTACTTTATATGTAGTAGTTTATCTTAGTACATGTGATAAATAAATGGTATTCATGCTTTTGCATCATTACTTATATTTCTCCTTTTGCACTCTAGATGGCACGTTCCAAAAAGGCTTGCATAGTGTTTTTTGATGAAGTTGATGCCATAGGAGGTGCTCGATTTGATGATGGTGTTGGTGGTGACAACGAGGTCCAACGTACCATGCTTGAAATTGTGAATCAACTAGATGGCTTTGATGCCCGTGGAAACATCAAAGTTCTAATGGCAACTAATAGGTTAGTCATTTTATTAGTGGTTCTGGTTATTTAACAGCAAGTAATGTCTTCCTCATATCTCAAACTCTCTACGGGGTTGAATCTGCATTTGTCATCTGCTAGCCACTTTGGTTCTTAATTGCAAAATGAATGAGGGAAAGTCCTTGACctatgtttaaaattaatgacaTGCTTGTGAAATGAACCGTAACTAATTTTCATCTCACTTTCAGGCCTGATACACTTGATCCAGCTCTGTTACGACCTGGAAGGCTTGATCGTAAGGTTGAGTTTGGGCTTCCTGATTTGGAGAGTAGGACACAGATCTTTAAAATCCATACAAGGACCATGAATTGTGAGAGGGACATCCGATTCGAACTCTTGGCTAGGCTTTGCCCGAATTCTACAGGTTGAAACTTGCAACATACATTACCTTTTTTCATctcatatttttaatgaaattttatatatccATCTTGGATAAAAGATGGTGTCCGTTGTACTAGAAATCATATATACATCTTCCATTAGCATCATCTCATGTTTCTTGTTCCTGCCTCCGATCACCAAACTTGAATCTTAGGCTACATATCCTTACCTCTAAaccacacacatatatacatgcGCACACACACGTTTCAAGCATACTCACGTAggcatttttatttttctgaatACAATTCCACTTTTTCTATCAGGGGCCGATATCAGGAGTGTCTGCACAGAAGCTGGAATGTATGCCATCCGAGCTCGAAGGAAGA
Coding sequences within:
- the LOC101215814 gene encoding probable serine incorporator → MWAASCLASCCAACACDACRTVVSSISRRSARIAYCGLFALSLIVSWILREVAAPLLEKIPWINTFHETPSRDWFQTDAVLRVSLGNFLFFTILSVMMVGVKSQRDPRDNIHHGGWMVKVICWFLLVVLMFFVPNEIITFYESISKFGSGLFLLVQVVLLLDFVHRWNDTWVGYDEQFWYIALFVVSLFCYVATFVSSGLLFHWFTPAGHDCGLNTFFIVMTLIFAFIFTVVALHPAVGGSVLPASVISLYCMYLCYSGLASEPRDYECNGLHKHSKAVSTGTLSLGLLTTVLSVVYSAVRAGSSTTLLSPPSSPRAGKPLLPLEKADEHEEKEKSKPVTYSYSFFHIIFSLASMYSAMLLTGWTTSVGGSGRLVDVGWASVWVRVVTGWATAALFIWSLIAPVLFPDRDF
- the LOC101215578 gene encoding 26S proteasome regulatory subunit 7 — protein: MAPDPEDEIKDEKNPRPLDEDDIALLKTYGLGPYSTYIKKVEKEIKDMAKKVNDLCGIKESDTGLAAPSQWDLVSDKQMMQEEQPLQVARCTKIINPNSEDAKYVINVKQIAKFVVGLGDKVSPTDIEEGMRVGVDRNKYQIQIPLPPKIDPSVTMMTVEEKPDVTYNDVGGCKEQIEKMREVVELPMLHPEKFVKLGIDPPKGVLCYGPPGTGKTLLARAVANRTDACFIRVIGSELVQKYVGEGARMVRELFQMARSKKACIVFFDEVDAIGGARFDDGVGGDNEVQRTMLEIVNQLDGFDARGNIKVLMATNRPDTLDPALLRPGRLDRKVEFGLPDLESRTQIFKIHTRTMNCERDIRFELLARLCPNSTGADIRSVCTEAGMYAIRARRKTVTEKDFLDAVNKVIKGYQKFSATPKYMVYN